In a single window of the Gossypium hirsutum isolate 1008001.06 chromosome D02, Gossypium_hirsutum_v2.1, whole genome shotgun sequence genome:
- the LOC107910237 gene encoding 5'-adenylylsulfate reductase-like 4 isoform X2: MGTKIWEMRILILFLWWRLTCAVTVPVRVPLCPKNSVFEAVFDFRDSFCSIHSDFIESIDSVGVTEGDEISLQKALNMVHRNIHEYVAVLFYASWCPFSRSFRPSFLTLSSSYPSIPHFAIKESAVRPSILSKYGVHGFPTLFLLNSKMRVRYHGNRSFESLSTFYNDVTVNCDCLSGSPCIMHLVASLHKVLDSRGYRLSDKISG, from the exons ATGGGTACCAAGATATGGGAAATGAGGATCCTAATATTGTTTTTGTGGTGGAGGCTAACATGCGCCGTCACCGTTCCCGTTAGGGTTCCGTTGTGTCCCAAGAACTCCGTTTTTGAAGCCGTCTTTGACTTTCGAGACTCTTTTTGCTCCATTCACTCTGATTTTATTGAATCTATTGATTCCGTTGGAGTTACCGAG GGGGATGAGATTTCATTGCAGAAGGCGCTTAACATGGTTCATAGGAATATTCATGAATATGTAGCGGTGCTTTTCTATGCATCTTGGTGTCCTTTTTCAAGGTCTTTTAGACCAAGCTTCTTGACCCTTTCTTCTTCCTATCCTTCCATTCCTCATTTTGCCATAAAAGAATCGGCTGTCAGGCCAAG CATCCTCTCGAAGTATGGAGTTCATGGCTTTCCTACTCTTTTccttttaaattctaaaatgcGTGTTCGTTATCATGGAAACCGGTCTTTTGAATCGCTCAGCACTTTCTATAATGATGTCACCG TGAATTGTGATTGCCTATCTGGTTCTCCATGTATCATGCATTTGGTTGCGTCATTGCACAAGGTTCTGGATTCGAGAGGATACAG GCTTTCAGATAAAATCTCTGGGTAA
- the LOC121214521 gene encoding uncharacterized protein: MDNKEMEFYKEVKEEQSICTSESTKVPRVAQPVVIISRPKNNEVRTPVMSMIIIKKPVTFFYQDSKRVPWNYECNTTVPGKETAKDQGVSADPEPVKGNAISVEQKRKVAEPVLSINEPVKEEEAMEFLKFLKHSEYNGVEQLHKQPAHTSVLVLLLNSKVHCSALMKVLNETYVANDIFVNKLDRLVNNISADNFIFFNDDEIPPGGIGSTKALHITTRYKRYTLLGVLNNNGSALNVLPLSTLNKLLIDSSHMKTFQNIVRAFDGTERKVMGRIEIPLLIGLTVYEVDFLVMDIKPSYNCLLGRPWIHSAGAVPSSLHQKLKLVSEGRLVTINVEEDIIAAVSNEAPYVKTNDEVVECSFRSLEFVNGTFISERSKILVPKISKTINMGLQLLLGKGALPRRVLGKYLQGKIRVLEVKDKQDNFGLRYKPDREQRRKELERRQERRRARLNREKIKWEPMIIPHISNTFVFGGIIHFERRISTEESIEETLENVHINAICEGNGIGAILVSPNGDYHPFTSKLDFDCTNNMAEYEACIMGIRAAIERKIKILEVYGDLALVIYQLKRE; the protein is encoded by the exons atggataacaaggaaatggagttTTACAAAGAAGTTAAGGAGGAACAGAGTATCTGCACATCCGAATCCACGAAGGTGCCAAGAGTAGCGCAGCCGGTAGTCATCATTTCGCGACCAAAAAATAATGAAGTGAGAACACCAGTAATGTCAATgatcataataaagaaacctgTAACCTTTTTTTACCAAGATAGTAAGAGGGTTCCGTGGAACTACGAGTGCAATACAACTGTCCCTGGAAAGGAGACTGCAAAGGACCAAGGTGTGAGTGCCGATCCAGAACCAGTGAAAGGAAATGCCATATCAGTGGAACAAAAAAGGAAAGTAGCTGAGCCTGTGCTATCCATTAATGAGCCAGTGAAGGAGGAAGAAGCTATGGAATTCCTCAAATTTTtgaagcatagtgagtataatggggtcgaacagttgcataaacaaccggCTCACACATCCGTACTAGTCTTGCTCTTAAATTCCAAAGTACACTGTAGTGCGTTGATGAAGGTGTTGAACGAAACCTATGTAGCCAATGATATTTTTGTCAATAAATTGGATCGGTTGGTCAATAATATCAGTGCTGATAACTTCAtattcttcaacgatgatgagatacCACCTGGGGGCATAGGATCTACTAAAGCTTTGCATATCACTACACGATACAAGCGGTATACTTTGCTGGGAGTGTTGAATAacaatggatcagctttgaaTGTGTTGCCATTATCTACACTTAATAAACTTCTCATAGACAGCTCACACATGAAAACATTCCAAAATATAGTGAGGGCATTTGATGGTACAGAAAGGAAGGTCATGGGACGAATTGAGATACCCCTATTGATCGGCTTAACAGTTTACGAAGTGGATTTTCTTGTAATGGATATCAAACCCTCATACAATTGCTTACtagggagaccatggatacattcggcGGGGGCTGTACCTTCATCGTTACATCAGAAATTAAAGTTGGTGTCAGAAGGCCGGTTGGTGACGATAAACGTTGAAGAGGATATTATAGCGGCCGTATCCAATGAGGCGCCGTATGTGAAAACTAATGACGAGGTGGTGGAATGCTCATTTCGATCTCTGGAATTTGTAAATGGAACATTTATTTCTGaaaggagtaaaattttggtgcctAAAATATCCAAAACTATAAATATGGGTTTGCAATTGTTGTTGGGGAAAGGAGCTTTACCCAGAAGAGTATTAGGGAAATACCTTCAAGGGAAGATTAGGGTTCTAGAGGTAAAAGACAAACAAGACAACTTTGGTTTAAGGTACAAACCAGATAGAGAGCAGAGGAGGAAAGAGCTGGAAAGAAGGCAAgaaagaagaagggcgcgtttaaaTAGAGAGAAAATCAAATGGGAGCCAATGATAATTCCCCACATATCCAACACCTTCGTGTTTGGGGGTATTATTCACTTTGAGAGAAGGATATCAACTGAGGAAAGCATCGAGGAAACACTGGAAAATGTGCACATCAATGCCATTTGTGAGG GCAATGGGATTGGGGCAATCCTGGTATCTCCAAACGGGGATTatcatcctttcaccagtaaattaGACTTCGATTGCACTaacaatatggctgagtatgaagcttgcatcatgggtatTCGAGCAGCCATAGAACGAAAAATTAAGAtactagaagtatatggagacttAGCATTAGTGATATACCAACTAAAAAGGGAATGA
- the LOC107910237 gene encoding 5'-adenylylsulfate reductase-like 4 isoform X1, with protein MGTKIWEMRILILFLWWRLTCAVTVPVRVPLCPKNSVFEAVFDFRDSFCSIHSDFIESIDSVGVTEGDEISLQKALNMVHRNIHEYVAVLFYASWCPFSRSFRPSFLTLSSSYPSIPHFAIKESAVRPSILSKYGVHGFPTLFLLNSKMRVRYHGNRSFESLSTFYNDVTGFQIKSLGKTSRDKTRHVLKHEKHKSSEQESWSFSWARSPQNLLRQETYLALATTFVLFRLLYLFYPTLLVFARFTWKRINRDVKLGTMLEHPLLI; from the exons ATGGGTACCAAGATATGGGAAATGAGGATCCTAATATTGTTTTTGTGGTGGAGGCTAACATGCGCCGTCACCGTTCCCGTTAGGGTTCCGTTGTGTCCCAAGAACTCCGTTTTTGAAGCCGTCTTTGACTTTCGAGACTCTTTTTGCTCCATTCACTCTGATTTTATTGAATCTATTGATTCCGTTGGAGTTACCGAG GGGGATGAGATTTCATTGCAGAAGGCGCTTAACATGGTTCATAGGAATATTCATGAATATGTAGCGGTGCTTTTCTATGCATCTTGGTGTCCTTTTTCAAGGTCTTTTAGACCAAGCTTCTTGACCCTTTCTTCTTCCTATCCTTCCATTCCTCATTTTGCCATAAAAGAATCGGCTGTCAGGCCAAG CATCCTCTCGAAGTATGGAGTTCATGGCTTTCCTACTCTTTTccttttaaattctaaaatgcGTGTTCGTTATCATGGAAACCGGTCTTTTGAATCGCTCAGCACTTTCTATAATGATGTCACCG GCTTTCAGATAAAATCTCTGGGTAAAACATCGCGGGACAAAACCAGACATGTACTAAAGCATGAGAAGCATAAAAGCTCTGAGCAGGAGAGCTGGTCATTCTCATGGGCAAGATCTCCACAGAATTTGCTTAGACAAGAGACCTATTTGGCCTTAGCCACCACATTTGTGCTTTTCAGATTGCTTTACCTATTTTATCCAACTTTGCTGGTATTTGCTCGCTTCACTTGGAAACGGATCAATCGAGATGTAAAGTTGGGAACTATGTTGGAACATCCTTTGCTGATCTGA